CGGAAGGCGTCTCATAGACGCGGATTCCGGGATTACCGGCTTTGGCGTGAAGCGTAAGCCCCTTGCCGGAGATACCGCCCAGCAGGGACACATCATATAACCGGCCATACTCACGGCCGAAGCCGAAGGTGCCGGAAGCCATCACAATCGGGTTCTTGAAGGATACACCGGCAATCGTTGCAGTTGTATTAATCATGGAACAATACCTCCTCAGCCAGGAAAACAGGACCGTCTGCGCAGGCTTTGCGTTGCCCGTCCTTGCAGGAGACGCTGCAGACCAGACAGGCTCCGATTCCGCAGGCCATCCGGTTCTCCAGTGACAGATAGACGTCGGGGCGCTTACCCGCAGTGTCTGCGGCTATGCCCTTGAGCTGTGCCGCCTTCAGCATCGGATGCGGGCCGCAGACGAAGATATGGTCATACGCAGAGAAATCCACGCTGTCCAGAATCAGTCCGCCTACATCAACGGTCAGCTCAGCAGCCAGAGGACGGAAGGCTTCGGTACGGAAAGACTCGCGGCTGAAGCCGAGATAGATATCGCTTCCCGGAAGCTTCTGCGCACAATAATAAAGCGGAGCAATTCCGATCCCCCCGCCCACTAACGCTACCTTTCCTTCTACCTGCGGGAAGCCGGTACCGAACGGTCCCTCCAGCTCCAGCGGATCGCCCGGATTCAGTCCGGCAAGGATCTCTGTACCTTCGCCCACTACGTGATACAAGAATTCAACACCGTTATCATTCACCTGATGTATGCTAAGGGGTCTTGACAGCAGCGGATAGGCTCCCCATGCCCGTAGCATGTAGAACTGACCCATCTCCCCGCTGTTCCCCCCTTCAACTACCAGGTGGTATACTCCTTCAGCCAGCCGCTCATTACTAATCACCGTCGCCACGTTATCAAGCTCCTTCAAATTTAATCTTATTAACCATGCCTTAGAAGGAACTTAAAATCTGTGACATTATTCACAATTACAGCCCTCTATTTCTTGTTCCAGATTCCGCGCACATAAGGTGCAGGCAGATCAGACGAATCAATCCCACCCAGCGCCTCAGCAGCATGAAGTGCCCAGTACGGATCACTTAGCAGGCCTCTGCCTACAGCTACAAGCTCTGCCTTCGCTTCCGTAATTACCGCCTGCGCTTCTTCATATGACTCCAGACGCCCTACAGCGATAACAGGGACCTGTAATCCACTGCGTATGTATTCGGCAAGCCCCACCTGATAAGCCGGTCCTGCATTCGGGCCGCCATTCGAGCCTATCGGCCCCTCTCCGCCCGAGGATACATGGAACAGGTCTACGCCTGCCTCCTTGTAGCGACGGCAGAATTCCAGCGCATAAGCTTCATCATAACCGTCCTCCACATATTCCTTGGCGGAGACCCGCATGATTAGCGGCATCTCAGCCGGGAGCACCTCACGCACTGCCTTCACTACCTGTTCCCCGAACAGGATGGGGTCTTGGCCATATTCATCATCCCGGACATTGGAGAGCGGGGAATGAAACTGGTGAATGAGGTATCCATGGGCTCCATGCAGCTCTACGGTATCGAATCCCGCTTCAATTGCGCGCCGCGCCGCTTCCCGGAAGGCGATAATCAGTTCCGCAATCTCTTCACGGCTAAGCGCCTTAGGCACTGCATAGGTGTCATCGAACGGGATGGCCGAAGGTGCAACCGGCGGAGCGGCATCGACGGCCTTGCGGCCGGCATGTCCGAGCTGGATGGCAACCTTAGCTCCATGGGCATGAACGGCATCCGTCAGCCGCTTGAACACCGGAATCTGCCCGTCCTCCCAGATCCCGGTGTCCCGGTTCGTAATCCGTCCATCGGGGTGAACTCCGCTCATCTCTACAATAATGAAGCCTGTCCCTCCGACAGCCCGGCTGACATAATGCACATAATGCCAGTCTGTGGGAATCCCGTCCTGCTTCTCAACTGCATACTGGCACATGGGCGGCATGACCACCCGGTTCTTCAGGGTCAGAGCCTTCAATTCATAAGGTGCAAACAAATCAGTCATTCTTGTCGCCATCCTTCCCGTATCTAACATCTATTTCAGTATACAACGATTTGTAGATGTGATAAATCTTTGAATGCTCTGCTGCCTGTACGGCATAAATTCACGGCTGCTTGGAAATAACAATCCTTATATTCTAAAATAACCGGACCCGTGGTTGGAGGAGGCATCGTTCCGATGAAACTGGCAACATTCCGCCGCATTGTGCTGCTCATATCCGTTATTGTCCTGGGTCTGCCCGTCACTTCACCGGCTGCAGAGCTTGTGTCAGCCGCCTCCGCTGCACCAGCAGGAGCGCCTGCGCCAATGCCAGTGCCCGTACAAGAGATCCTGACACCTTCCCTGACACAAGCTTCTATTGAAGAGGAAACGGCGGTGCCTGCCGGATCAGCAGCCTCCCAGTCTTCAGTAAGGCGCCATAAAAAGAACAAAGGCCTCTCCCTCAGCCAATTGCTGCGCAAATACCCGGAGACCCTCAAGACGCAGGGTCCCCGCCGTAAAATGATCGCTCTCACCTTCGATGATGTGCCTGATCCGCGATTCACACCGCAGCTCCTGGATGTGTTGCGCAAATATAAAGTCAAAGCCACCTTCTTCGTGGTCGGCAGCCGTGCGGAGAAGCACCCTGCCCTGGTGGCGCGGATGATCCGCGAAGGCCATGCCATCGGCAACCACTCCTATAATCACCCCCAGTTCAGCAAGCTGAGTATGAATGCCTTCCGCATCCAGATTATCCGGACGGAGAATATTCTGCAGCTGCTTGCCGGCTACAAGCCGAAGCTGATTCGTCCGCCGTATGGCGACATCAACGAGCCGCAGCTGAAGTGGGCGAAAGCGCATGGCTATAAGCTGGTGAACTGGAACGTCGACTCGCTCGACTGGAGAGGACTGTCCAAAAATCAAGTCAAGCATAACATCCTCTCCCGGGCCGGCAGAGGGGCCATCATCCTTCAGCACGGGGGCGGCGGCAGGGGCAGTAACCTGCAGGGTACGCTGCAGGCGCTTCCCGAGATCATCGGGAGTCTGCGTAAGCGCGGGTACAGCTTCGTGACGGTTCCCCAGATGCTCCAGGTCAGCAAGAGCAAATAATCGCTTGGTAAGCAGGGGCATTCTACAAAAAAAGGAAACAAAACCGGCGGAAGCAGCCTGGTCTTGTTTCCTTTTCATTAATACCTGTTACGCTTGCAGTGGTGCAACTTATCATTATCGGTTTATTCAATAATATATAGATGTACATACTGATAACCAAAATCGGCCACAAAGCTCTGGCTGCCCGGAATGAAGATATCTATCCGGTTACCCTTGATTGCACTCCCCTTATCAGTTGCGGTAGCCACGAAGGCTTCCTTCGGCAGGCCCGGATGGGTATAGCCGGTTACGAGTACCTTCGTGCCCAGCGGAATCACGCTAGGATCAACGGCGATCGTCCCCAGCTTAAGCGTATTGCCGAAATAATCGACCGCGCCCCACTTGCCATTCTCGCTGGCTGCGGAGGAATACGCGGAAGCCTTGACCTGCAGCACTTTGGCATAATTGAATTCTTTGCCCCAGGCTTGAACGGTGTTGGTTGCCTGCTGTACATTTAGAGCTGGAGCTTCTGCAGCCTCTACAGCTTCAACCGCTGCTGCCGTAGTATTGGCTACTGCGACAGTCTTGGCTTGAACATTGCCAGGAACGGTGAACTTCAGCCCGGGATAGATATTAAGCGCAGAAATCTGCGGATTTGCATTCATAAGCTCTTCAACGCTTATGCCATAATGATTGGATAGCGTATAATAGGTAGTAGCCTCTCCAGCAATATGTACGCTGTCGGCTTGAGCGGGAGCTGCGTGAAGCAAGGTGCCGAGTCCCAGTACAGCCGCCAGGGCGGTGATGGCTCTGATCTTGAATTTCATGAATAGCCTCCTTCATTGGTGATGCCCGTTTGTAAACTAACAGTAATGAATATATCACAACTTTGTAACCATTGGCTATGTTTTTGTGGCAATTGGAAATAATTATCCCTAATACAGCGTTATCAGGGATGTAATTATTACATATTCTTAATCATTATGAAGGGCTTCAGCAGAAATATGCCATGTTTCCTGAATATTCGCAAAAATTTTACACAGTTTTAACATTTCTCGCTTAAGCAAATAGTAGAATGAAAGAATATGATTATCTTAAGTAGACATGAAGCAACCTTGGAGGGTCCATGAACGTGAATACAGATGAGAAAAAAATCAACACCATTAGTCCTGCAACAGCCTATCTTAACCGTGACTTAAGCTGGATCGAATTCAACCGCCGGGTGCTCAGCGAGGCACAGGACCCGGAGAATCCGCTGATTGAGCGGGCTAAATTCTTGGCCATTGTGTCCAGTAACCTGGATGAGTTCATCAGTGTGCGGGTAGCGGGCATCCAGGATCAGATCCGGGCGGGGTATACCA
This genomic interval from Paenibacillus sp. FSL H8-0332 contains the following:
- a CDS encoding dihydroorotate dehydrogenase electron transfer subunit, which translates into the protein MATVISNERLAEGVYHLVVEGGNSGEMGQFYMLRAWGAYPLLSRPLSIHQVNDNGVEFLYHVVGEGTEILAGLNPGDPLELEGPFGTGFPQVEGKVALVGGGIGIAPLYYCAQKLPGSDIYLGFSRESFRTEAFRPLAAELTVDVGGLILDSVDFSAYDHIFVCGPHPMLKAAQLKGIAADTAGKRPDVYLSLENRMACGIGACLVCSVSCKDGQRKACADGPVFLAEEVLFHD
- a CDS encoding polysaccharide deacetylase family protein, whose product is MKLATFRRIVLLISVIVLGLPVTSPAAELVSAASAAPAGAPAPMPVPVQEILTPSLTQASIEEETAVPAGSAASQSSVRRHKKNKGLSLSQLLRKYPETLKTQGPRRKMIALTFDDVPDPRFTPQLLDVLRKYKVKATFFVVGSRAEKHPALVARMIREGHAIGNHSYNHPQFSKLSMNAFRIQIIRTENILQLLAGYKPKLIRPPYGDINEPQLKWAKAHGYKLVNWNVDSLDWRGLSKNQVKHNILSRAGRGAIILQHGGGGRGSNLQGTLQALPEIIGSLRKRGYSFVTVPQMLQVSKSK
- a CDS encoding 3D domain-containing protein, translated to MKFKIRAITALAAVLGLGTLLHAAPAQADSVHIAGEATTYYTLSNHYGISVEELMNANPQISALNIYPGLKFTVPGNVQAKTVAVANTTAAAVEAVEAAEAPALNVQQATNTVQAWGKEFNYAKVLQVKASAYSSAASENGKWGAVDYFGNTLKLGTIAVDPSVIPLGTKVLVTGYTHPGLPKEAFVATATDKGSAIKGNRIDIFIPGSQSFVADFGYQYVHLYIIE
- a CDS encoding NADH:flavin oxidoreductase/NADH oxidase; the encoded protein is MTDLFAPYELKALTLKNRVVMPPMCQYAVEKQDGIPTDWHYVHYVSRAVGGTGFIIVEMSGVHPDGRITNRDTGIWEDGQIPVFKRLTDAVHAHGAKVAIQLGHAGRKAVDAAPPVAPSAIPFDDTYAVPKALSREEIAELIIAFREAARRAIEAGFDTVELHGAHGYLIHQFHSPLSNVRDDEYGQDPILFGEQVVKAVREVLPAEMPLIMRVSAKEYVEDGYDEAYALEFCRRYKEAGVDLFHVSSGGEGPIGSNGGPNAGPAYQVGLAEYIRSGLQVPVIAVGRLESYEEAQAVITEAKAELVAVGRGLLSDPYWALHAAEALGGIDSSDLPAPYVRGIWNKK